The Mannheimia pernigra sequence TGCCGCATTAATGCCAGCTAATAAACCTTGTGCTGCCGCCTCTTCATAACCTGTAGTGCCGTTGATTTGCCCTGCGAAGAATAAGCCGTCAATGGCTTTGGTCTCTAAAGTTGGTTTTAAGTCTCGTGGGTCGAAATAGTCGTATTCAATCGCATAGCCTGGTTTGATAATTCGGGTGTTTTCCAAGCCTTTCATCGAATTTACGATCCCCATTTGCACGTCAAACGGCAAGCTGGTGGAGATCCCGTTTGGATAGACTTCAATCGTGTTTAAACCTTCAGGTTCTAGGTAGATCTGGTGGGAATTGCGATCCGCAAAACGCATCACTTTATCTTCAATAGATGGGCAGTAACGTGGGCCAATGCCTTCAATAATACCGGTGTACATAGGACTGCGATCGAGATTTGAACGGATCACCTCGTGGGTTTGTTCATTCGTATGCGTAATGTAGCAAGGGATCTGGCGAGGATGTTGCTCAACCGATCCCATAAAAGACATTACAGGCAATATTTCATCACCGTGCTGCTTTGCCAATACCTCAAAATTAATAGTACGTGCATCTAAACGTGGTGGCGTACCTGTTTTTAAGCGATCTACACGCAAATTCAGATCACGCAAGCGATCTGCCAGCATAGTTGCTGCTGGATCGCCGGCACGCCCACCTGCATAGTTATCTAACCCAATATGGATCTTACCCGCTAAGAAAGTTCCTGCGGTTAAAACCACTGAACGAGCTTTAAAGACCAACCCCATTTTAGTGACTGCACCAACCGCACGGTTATTTTCTATTAAAATATCAACAACTTCTTGCTGAAAAATATCTAAATTAGGTTGGTTTTCTAATGCTGTACGCACCGCATTACGGTAAAGCACACGGTCAGCTTGGGCACGAGTAGCCCGTACAGCAGGGCCTTTTGAGCTGTTTAACGTGCGAAATTGGATCCCTGCCATATCGGTAGCCATTGCCATTAAACCGCCCATAGCATCGATCTCTTTGACTAAATGGCCTTTACCGATCCCACCTATCGCAGGATTACAAGACATTTGACCTAAAGTATCTACATTGTGGGTCAAAAGTAACGTTTTTAACCCCATACGGGCAGGAGCTAGAGCGGCTTCTGTACCAGCATGTCCACCACCTACGACAATAACATCGTAAATTTGGTTATAAATCATATATTGCCTTTTTATCTAAAAATACTGTTCTAAAATAAACGCATATTCTAGCGTAAAAAGGGATCGTCAGGGAAATGGATTTTGATGAAAAGGATCATTTATAGCCAAGCTAAATATAATATAGATCTATATAAAGATCTTTATTGTTACTCTTATTAGATCGAGCTATTTAGGTGAATAACCGATCTTTTTTATTAGAAACAATGAGTTAGATGAAAAATTAGGCGTGGATAGATCGCATAAATAGAAAAATTAACTTGTGGATAAAACCCAATGTTATCCACAAGAGATAAAATGAATGTGCTTTATAACGTAAAACTCTCAAATAATTCAGTCTTTTTTCATAAGTTATCCACAGAGGGTATGTCACGCTTTTGAGTTCAATTTCTTTTTTATTATTTATCAAGTAAAATTTAGCATCATCAATGAATATGCAAAAAAGTGAGAAAAAATGACCGCTTGTTATTGCCAATCGGGCAAAGATTATACGCAATGTTGTGAGCCTTTTCATTTAAGAGACAAAATCCCAGAAACGGCAGAGCAACTAATGCGTTCTCGTTATTCTGCTTATCAGTTGGTCAATATTACGTATATTGTAGAAACAACAGTACCAAATCAGCAAAAATTTCTTGATCAACTGGCAATGAAAGAATGGGGAGAAAGCACAAAATGGGCTGGGTTAGATATTGTGAAACATTTGCCTAATCTCTCTAAAATACATAGTCAGGTTGAATTTAAAGCCTTCTTTGAAACAGAAGATGGTAGGCAAGTTCATCACGAAATATCACTGTTTGTAAAAATAGAATATCGATGGTTTTTTGTTGATCCTACCGTTTCTTTGCCTAACCAAAAGCAATCTTGTATATGCGGTTCAGGCAAAAAATTTAAACATTGTTGTGGTTATTATCTCTAGTTAATGGAACTCTTTTTAAACCGAAAAGACTAAATAAATGCGATTTACTTACTAATGAGGAACAAAAAATGGATTTCAGTAAAATTTTAAGCCAAGTATTAGAGATGGCAAAAGATGCAACAACGAATGGATTAATTAAAGGTAACACTAAAAATGATCAGATTGCTAAAGTAGGTGGAGCAGCAGCGGCTCTTGGCCTTATTTCAATGTTGTTTGGGCGTAAAGGTGGTTCAGGTTTAGCTAAATTAGGCTCTTTGAGTGCATTAGGTAGCCTTGCTTATCAAGCTTATAAAAAATACCAAGAACAAAATGGGACCGCTTCTACATTAAGTCAAAATGAATTTGCAGAAATAGATTCTCACGCAGCGAGTAAAGTTATTTTACAAGCAATGATTGCAGCCGCAGCTGCAGATGGTGCAATTACTGAAGATGAAAAAGCGGCAATAGTTGCTCAAGTATCACAAGATACCGAAATATTGGACTGGATGAACCAAGAAATGAATAATCCAGCAAGTGTAGAAGACATTGCTCGTCAAGTTGGAAATGATCAAGCTTTAGCTACCCAAGTTTATCTTGCCGCTAGAGCAGTATGTACAAACTTAGTGCGTAAAGAAATTATCTTTTTAGCAAACTTAGCAAAAGCTTTAGGTTTACCAGATGGATTGGTTGAACAATTAGAAAAAGATGCTGGTTTCTAAATGTAGCACTAAATGTTAGCAACAAGCGGTTATATTTTGAGAGTTTTTTGCAAAAAACTGATGAAATATAACCGCTTGTTCTTTTGTCACTATATAAAAAATAAGTAAACGTTTGCCTGATTTTTATTTGATAACTCGATCACAAAAAAACAAATAAATCCTTTAAAACAAAGGCTCTTTGAGTTAGTCTAAATATTATTTTAAATTTAAAAGGAGTAAAAAATGACTATTTTCCAAATTGCTCAAAATTGGTTGGAGCAAGATCCTGATTTAGAAACCCGTGCGGAATTAGAACAGTTAATTCAAGCCGCACAATCAGATGAAAAAGCGAAAGAAGAATTGGAAGCTCGCTTTTGTGGTCGCCTACAATTTGGAACCGCAGGTTTGCGTGGTAAATTACAAGCAGGCTCTCAAGGTATGAACCGTGTGTTAGTTGCTCAAGCCGCTGGCGGATTAGCAGCTTTTATTAAAGAGTATGATAAGGCTCCTTCTATTGTGATTGGTTATGATGGGCGAAAAAATTCTGATGTATTTGCTCGTGACACCGCAGAAATTATGGCTGCAGCAGGCATTAAAACCTATTTACTTCCTCGCAAATTACCTACACCTGTGCTTGCCTTTGCTATTCAATATTTTGACACGACAGCTGGTGTAATGGTAACCGCAAGCCACAATCCACCTGAAGATAACGGCTACAAGGTTTACTTAGGTAAAGCAAATGGTGGCGGACAAATTGTTTCCCCTGCTGATAAAGAGATTGCAGCATTAATTGATAAAGTGGCAAGTGGCAGTATTGCTGATTTACCGCGTAGCCAAGATTTCACCGTGTTAGATGATGAAGTGGTAAATAAATATATTGAAAAAACCGCCTCGCTTGCAACACAGCCAAAAGCGGAGATCAACTACGTTTACACCGCAATGCACGGTGTGGGTTATGAGATATTAAGCAAAACCTTAGCCAAAGCAGGATTGCCGCAACCCCATTTAGTCGATGCACAAATTCAGCCTGATGGCTCATTCCCAACGGTAAACTTCCCTAATCCAGAAGAAAAAGGTGCGTTAGATTTAGCTATTGAGCTTGCTAAAGAGAAAAATGCTGAATTCATTATTGCAAATGACCCCGATGCGGACCGTTTAGCGGTTGCAATACCAGATAGAGAAGGTAACTGGAAGTCTCTTCACGGTAATGTGATTGGTTGTTTCTTAGGTTGGTATTTAGCGAAGCAGTATCACGCACAAGGTAAAAAAGGCGTGCTGGCTTGTTCATTAGTTTCTTCACCTGCTTTAGCGGAAATTGCGAAAAAATATGGATTAGACTCAGAAGAAACTCTAACAGGCTTTAAATATATCGGTAAAGTGGATAACCTATTATTTGGTTTTGAAGAAGCCCTTGGCTATTTGGTTGACCCAGATAAAGTGCGTGATAAAGATGGTATTTCAGCGGCAATTATGTTCTTAGATTTAGTCTGCAGCTTAAAAAAAGAAGGTAAAACTATTGCGGATTACACGGCTGAATTTGTGAAAGAATTTGGGGCTTATGTAAGCGGTCAAATTTCAATCAGAGTAAGCGATTTATCGGAAATTGGTAAATTAATGACAGCATTACGTAATCATCCACCTGCAGACATTGGTGGATTTAAAGTGGCTGAATTTATCGATCATACTAAAACGACACGTCAAAATGATATTTTGGTTTTTGTTTTAGAAAATGGTAGCCGATTAATTGCTCGCCCTTCAGGCACAGAACCGAAAATTAAGTTCTACCTAGATGCTCGGGGTACGGATGCAAAAAATGCAGAAGAGGTATTGAGCCAATTTGACGAAAGTGTCCGCACATTGCTTCGCCAAGATCAGTACGGTAAACAAGATTGTTAATAATCTATAAATATAAGGAGAGCATTGCTCTCCTTTTTTGAAGGAGATGAATGATATGGCACAAAAAATTATTTTAGACTGCGATCCTGGGCACGATGATGCGATTGCAATGATGTTGGCGTGGGGAAATCCGAATATTGATTTATTAGCAGTTACCACAGTGGTTGGGAATCAAACCTTAGAGAAGGTTTCTCGCAATGCGTTAGCAGTAGCAGAAATTGCCAATATCCGCACTATTCCTTTTGCGAAAGGCTGTCCTCGTCCATTAGTGAGAGAAGTAGAAAATGCCCCAGATATTCATGGTGATTCTGGTATGGATGGCCCTGTTTTGCCGGAATCTACAATGCAATTTGAGGAAAAGCACGCAGCACAATTAATTATTGATTTAGTAATGTCCTATCCTGAAAAAAGTATTACACTCGTCCCAACGGGTGGGTTAACCAATATCGCCTTAGCTGCTCGCTTAGAGCCTCGTATTATTGAACGAGTAAAAGAAGTGGTGTTAATGGGTGGGGGCTATCACACGGGTAACTGGAGTGCCGTAGCGGAATTTAATATAAAAATTGATCCAGAAGCTGCTCATATCGTATTTAATGCGGGCTGGAAAGTGACGATGATAGGCTTAGATTTAACTCATCAAGCTCTAGCAACGCCAGATGTGGTAGAACGTTTTAAAGCATTAAATAGCAAGCCAGGGCAATTTGTGGTTGATTTATTAGCGTTCTTCTCCAAAATGTACAAACAAGCCCAAGATTTTGATGCTCCACCAGTTCACGATGCTTGTGCAGTGGCTTATGTCATAGATCCAAGTCTAATTGAAGTGCAACAAGTGCCAGTCAGTATTGAGTTAACAGGTACGCATACGTTAGGGATGACTGTCGCTGATTTTCGCTATCCACCCAAAAAATGTAATACTTGGGTAGCGAAAAAACTAGATAAAGACCGTTTTTGGGATTTGGTGATTGATGCGGTAAAACATCTATAATAGAAATAAGGCTGAGATTTTTCAGCCTTATTCATTTAATTAAGCATTTGTATATTCTGCCTTATTATCTAACCATCTCTTAATCAACGCTTGTGCAAGCGGTTGATTTTCGCTAATAATTTGCTTAGCGTAGTGTTGAACTAGCGGGATTATTTTACGGTCTCGCATCAAATTCGCCACTTTAAATTCTGCCATTCCAGTCTGCTTGGTGCCTAATATTTCCCCAGTGCCACGAATTTCTAAATCTTTTTCGGCAATGTAGAAACCGTCTTGGCTATCCCTCATAACCTGTAACCGTTTGCTAGAAATTTTGCCGAGAGGTGGTTTATACATCAATACACAGTGAGAGGCAGTTGAACCACGCCCAACTCGACCTCGTAATTGGTGCAGTTGAGCTAATCCTAACCGTTCAGAGTTTTCGATGATCATCAAACTCGCATTCGGTACATCAACACCTACCTCAATCACAGTGGTGGCAACCAATAAATCTAAATTAGCGGATTTAAATTCCGCCATAATATCCTGTTTTTCTTGCGGTTTCATTCGTCCATGTACTAAGCCAATGCGTAAATCAGGCAACGCTCGCTGCAAATCTTCCGCAATTGCGGCCGCGGCTTGGGCTTCTAGCACTTCCGATTCATCAATCAGTGTGCACACCCAATAGGCTTGGCGATTTTCTTGTTTACAGGCTTGGTAAACTCGCTGCACAATTTCCGCTCGCCGATCTTCTGAAATCACTACGGTAGTAATAAGCGTTCTGCCTGGTGGTAGCTCATCAATAATAGACGTATCTAAATCAGCATATACTGTCATTGCCAGTGTGCGTGGAATCGGGGTTGCAGTCATAATGAGTTGGTGCGGATACACATTCCCTTTCGCTCCCTTTTCACGCAGAGTTAAGCGTTGATGTACGCCGAAACGGTGTTGTTCATCAATAATGACTAAAGCTAAATGATGAAACGCCACATTTTCTTGGAACAGGGCGTGCGTACCGATAATCATCTGCACATCACCGTTTTTAATCGCTTCTAATTGAGCTGTTCTTGCCTTGCCTTTCACTTTGCCAGCGAGCCAGCCTACCTTAATACCGAACGGATGGAGCCAATTTGCAAAATTACTAGCATGCTGTTCGGCAAGAATTTCAGTCGGTGCCATCAGTGCAACTTGTTTGCCGTTATCAATTGCTAGTAAGGCAGCAAGAGCCGCAACAAGGGTTTTACCCGAACCTACATCACCTTGTACTAAACGCATCATCGGATTTGAATGAGCTAAATCTTGCTCAATATCTGCGGTCACTCGGCTTTGGGCATTGGTCGGCTGAAAAGGTAAACTTGCCAAAAAGCGTTGCTTAATGTCGGTTTTATACCGTAATGCTTCCGCACATTGCTGTTTTACCCCCAAGCGAAGTTGCTGCATTGCCAAATTATGAGCCAGTAATTCTTCAAAAATTAACCGTTTTTGAGCTGGATGTTCGCCTTTTTCTAATACCTGTGCGGAAATAGTGGGTGGCGGACGGTGCAACAACTGCAACGCCTCTTTTAAACTATATTGGTGTGGATTGTATTCATCGGGCAGAAGTTCGGCAACGTTCACTTTTTCCAATAACGCCAGAGCTTGCTCGGTTAGTTTACGAAGTGAGGCTTGCTTTAAACCTTCGGTGGTGGAATAAATCGGCGTCAGCGTTTCTGCCAACTCAAGCGGTTGATTATTACGGATAATTTGATATTCAGGGTGATGAATTTCTGCCATAAATCGCCCACGTTTTACTTCACCAAAGGCTTTTACTCTAACACCTGTGGCAAAGCTGTTTTTCATTCCTGCATTGAAATTGAAAAATTTGAGCATAATTTTGCTCGTGCTGTCAGAAAGTGTGACGGATAAAATCGGACGGCGACCAAACTGCACTTCAGTGAGCTGAACATACCCCTCAATGGTGCAGTAACTTTCAGGGCGAATGTCTGCAATTGGGGTAATACGAGTACGATCTTCGTATCTGATTGGCAGATGAAATAGCAAATCCTGCACATTATTAATGCCGATACGGCTCAGTTTTTCCGAAATTGCCGCCCCCACGCCCGAAAGGGCAGTTAACGGTACGCCATCTAATAGTTGTTCGCTCATAGTGTTATTCAAATCATCATTACTGGAAACAAGTATAAGGGTTAAATCAGGTTTTCTCTATTTTTTAATCATTTTTCTTGCATACAAGCGGTATTTTTTTCTCTCATTTTTTGCAAAAAATCTTGAAAATTTGACCGCTTGCCCCATCTAGTTTCTGTTTTTTAAATGTTAAATAAAAGGAATACACAATGGCAAATCAAGAAACTCGTGGCTTCCAGTCGGAAGTGAAGCAACTTTTACAGTTGATGATTCATTCTCTTTACTCTAACAAAGAAATTTTCCTGCGAGAGCTGATTTCAAACGCCTCAGATGCCGCAGACAAGCTTCGTTTTAAAGCACTCTCTGATTCTTCTTTATACGAGGGCGATGGCGAGTTGCGTGTGCGGGTGTCGATTGATGACACTCTCGGTACTATTACGATTGCGGATAACGGTATTGGAATGACCCGTGAGCAGGTGATTGAGCATTTAGGTACGATTGCAAAATCAGGCACCAAAGAGTTTTTAAATGCTCTGGGTGCAGATCAAGCGAAAGACAGCCAGCTTATTGGGCAGTTCGGTGTGGGCTTTTACTCATCGTTTATTGTGGCGGATAAAGTCACGGTAAAAACTCGTGCCGCAGGCGTGCCTGCTGAGCAAGGGGTGATTTGGGAATCAGCCGGAGAGGGCGAATATACGATTGCTGATTTTGAGAAAACCGATCGTGGCACCGAAATTATTCTACATTTGCGTGAAGAGGAAAAATCATTTTTAAACGAATGGCGTTTGCGTGAGATTATCGGTAAATACTCCGATCACATCGGCTTAGCGGTGGAAATTCAAACCAACGAATACGATGAGGAAGGTAAACCAAGCGGTCAAAAATGGGAAAAAATTAACAAAGCCCAAGCTCTTTGGACTCGCTCGAAAAACGAGATTTCAGACGAGGAATATAAAGAGTTCTACAAGCACATTAGCCATGATTTTGCTGAGCCATTGCTTTGGTCGCATAACAAGGTTGAAGGAAAGCAAGAGTACACCAGCTTGCTTTATATACCAAGCAAAGCACCCTGGGATTTATTCCAACGTGAGCAGAAACACGGCTTAAAACTCTATGTGCAACGAGTCTTTATTATGGACGATGCAGAAGTGTTTATGCCTAATTACCTGCGTTTTATTCGTGGTCTGTTAGACACTAACGACCTACCGTTAAATGTCAGCCGTGAAATTCTACAAGAAAACCGTGTTACGCAATCGCTCCGTTCTTCTCTAACCAAACGGGCATTGCAATTATTGGAAAAATTGGCGAAAGACGATACAGAAAAATATGCTCAATTCTGGAAAGCGTTTGGCTTAGTGCTGAAAGAGGGCGTGGGTGAAGATTTTGCCAACAAGCAACAGGTGGCAGGCTTGCTCCGTTTTGCTTCAACGCACTCAGATTCTAGCGAACAAGCGGTCAGTTTTGCTGATTATATTGC is a genomic window containing:
- a CDS encoding phospho-sugar mutase, which codes for MTIFQIAQNWLEQDPDLETRAELEQLIQAAQSDEKAKEELEARFCGRLQFGTAGLRGKLQAGSQGMNRVLVAQAAGGLAAFIKEYDKAPSIVIGYDGRKNSDVFARDTAEIMAAAGIKTYLLPRKLPTPVLAFAIQYFDTTAGVMVTASHNPPEDNGYKVYLGKANGGGQIVSPADKEIAALIDKVASGSIADLPRSQDFTVLDDEVVNKYIEKTASLATQPKAEINYVYTAMHGVGYEILSKTLAKAGLPQPHLVDAQIQPDGSFPTVNFPNPEEKGALDLAIELAKEKNAEFIIANDPDADRLAVAIPDREGNWKSLHGNVIGCFLGWYLAKQYHAQGKKGVLACSLVSSPALAEIAKKYGLDSEETLTGFKYIGKVDNLLFGFEEALGYLVDPDKVRDKDGISAAIMFLDLVCSLKKEGKTIADYTAEFVKEFGAYVSGQISIRVSDLSEIGKLMTALRNHPPADIGGFKVAEFIDHTKTTRQNDILVFVLENGSRLIARPSGTEPKIKFYLDARGTDAKNAEEVLSQFDESVRTLLRQDQYGKQDC
- the recG gene encoding ATP-dependent DNA helicase RecG produces the protein MSEQLLDGVPLTALSGVGAAISEKLSRIGINNVQDLLFHLPIRYEDRTRITPIADIRPESYCTIEGYVQLTEVQFGRRPILSVTLSDSTSKIMLKFFNFNAGMKNSFATGVRVKAFGEVKRGRFMAEIHHPEYQIIRNNQPLELAETLTPIYSTTEGLKQASLRKLTEQALALLEKVNVAELLPDEYNPHQYSLKEALQLLHRPPPTISAQVLEKGEHPAQKRLIFEELLAHNLAMQQLRLGVKQQCAEALRYKTDIKQRFLASLPFQPTNAQSRVTADIEQDLAHSNPMMRLVQGDVGSGKTLVAALAALLAIDNGKQVALMAPTEILAEQHASNFANWLHPFGIKVGWLAGKVKGKARTAQLEAIKNGDVQMIIGTHALFQENVAFHHLALVIIDEQHRFGVHQRLTLREKGAKGNVYPHQLIMTATPIPRTLAMTVYADLDTSIIDELPPGRTLITTVVISEDRRAEIVQRVYQACKQENRQAYWVCTLIDESEVLEAQAAAAIAEDLQRALPDLRIGLVHGRMKPQEKQDIMAEFKSANLDLLVATTVIEVGVDVPNASLMIIENSERLGLAQLHQLRGRVGRGSTASHCVLMYKPPLGKISSKRLQVMRDSQDGFYIAEKDLEIRGTGEILGTKQTGMAEFKVANLMRDRKIIPLVQHYAKQIISENQPLAQALIKRWLDNKAEYTNA
- a CDS encoding tellurite resistance TerB family protein, with translation MDFSKILSQVLEMAKDATTNGLIKGNTKNDQIAKVGGAAAALGLISMLFGRKGGSGLAKLGSLSALGSLAYQAYKKYQEQNGTASTLSQNEFAEIDSHAASKVILQAMIAAAAADGAITEDEKAAIVAQVSQDTEILDWMNQEMNNPASVEDIARQVGNDQALATQVYLAARAVCTNLVRKEIIFLANLAKALGLPDGLVEQLEKDAGF
- the mnmG gene encoding tRNA uridine-5-carboxymethylaminomethyl(34) synthesis enzyme MnmG, giving the protein MIYNQIYDVIVVGGGHAGTEAALAPARMGLKTLLLTHNVDTLGQMSCNPAIGGIGKGHLVKEIDAMGGLMAMATDMAGIQFRTLNSSKGPAVRATRAQADRVLYRNAVRTALENQPNLDIFQQEVVDILIENNRAVGAVTKMGLVFKARSVVLTAGTFLAGKIHIGLDNYAGGRAGDPAATMLADRLRDLNLRVDRLKTGTPPRLDARTINFEVLAKQHGDEILPVMSFMGSVEQHPRQIPCYITHTNEQTHEVIRSNLDRSPMYTGIIEGIGPRYCPSIEDKVMRFADRNSHQIYLEPEGLNTIEVYPNGISTSLPFDVQMGIVNSMKGLENTRIIKPGYAIEYDYFDPRDLKPTLETKAIDGLFFAGQINGTTGYEEAAAQGLLAGINAALQVQGKESWFPTRDLAYTGVLVDDLCTLGTKEPYRVFTSRAEYRLLLREDNADIRLTPIAHELGLIDEARWVRFNQKMEAIEQERSRLKQIWAHLQMPNLSELNALLSTPLTREASGEDLIRRPEMSYEKLTQIAPFAPAIEDKQAAEQVEIAIKYQGYIEHQYNEIERHKRHENTQIPPEFDYDKVDSLSNEVRAKLMQHKPVSIGQASRISGITPAAISILLVNLKKQGMLKRGEL
- the htpG gene encoding molecular chaperone HtpG, translating into MANQETRGFQSEVKQLLQLMIHSLYSNKEIFLRELISNASDAADKLRFKALSDSSLYEGDGELRVRVSIDDTLGTITIADNGIGMTREQVIEHLGTIAKSGTKEFLNALGADQAKDSQLIGQFGVGFYSSFIVADKVTVKTRAAGVPAEQGVIWESAGEGEYTIADFEKTDRGTEIILHLREEEKSFLNEWRLREIIGKYSDHIGLAVEIQTNEYDEEGKPSGQKWEKINKAQALWTRSKNEISDEEYKEFYKHISHDFAEPLLWSHNKVEGKQEYTSLLYIPSKAPWDLFQREQKHGLKLYVQRVFIMDDAEVFMPNYLRFIRGLLDTNDLPLNVSREILQENRVTQSLRSSLTKRALQLLEKLAKDDTEKYAQFWKAFGLVLKEGVGEDFANKQQVAGLLRFASTHSDSSEQAVSFADYIARMKAGQKAIYFLTADSYQAAKNSPHLELFNKKGIEVLLLSERIDEWVVSHLTEFDGKPLQSITKSDLDLGDLADKAEDETQKAQEAEFGSFLERAKGYFGERVKNVVLTHRLTDTPAVVSTDSDEMTTQMAKLFAAMGQQAPEVKYTFELNPDHTMVKKVADIASDDEFNEWIELLFEQALLAERGTLENPIAFIKRINKLLNE
- a CDS encoding nucleoside hydrolase; its protein translation is MAQKIILDCDPGHDDAIAMMLAWGNPNIDLLAVTTVVGNQTLEKVSRNALAVAEIANIRTIPFAKGCPRPLVREVENAPDIHGDSGMDGPVLPESTMQFEEKHAAQLIIDLVMSYPEKSITLVPTGGLTNIALAARLEPRIIERVKEVVLMGGGYHTGNWSAVAEFNIKIDPEAAHIVFNAGWKVTMIGLDLTHQALATPDVVERFKALNSKPGQFVVDLLAFFSKMYKQAQDFDAPPVHDACAVAYVIDPSLIEVQQVPVSIELTGTHTLGMTVADFRYPPKKCNTWVAKKLDKDRFWDLVIDAVKHL
- a CDS encoding YchJ family protein, translating into MTACYCQSGKDYTQCCEPFHLRDKIPETAEQLMRSRYSAYQLVNITYIVETTVPNQQKFLDQLAMKEWGESTKWAGLDIVKHLPNLSKIHSQVEFKAFFETEDGRQVHHEISLFVKIEYRWFFVDPTVSLPNQKQSCICGSGKKFKHCCGYYL